From Staphylothermus hellenicus DSM 12710, a single genomic window includes:
- a CDS encoding hydroxymethylglutaryl-CoA reductase, degradative, whose amino-acid sequence MRSSRIPGFYKKSLDERLRIVGEWAGLTEEEVNLLRNLGNLPEKIADSMIENVIGGMTYPFAVAVNFKINGRDYLVPMVIEETSVVAAASNAAKMLRRGRGIIVRAGPQEMIGQIHLVNVEAPYYKAMKILEHKEEIIDHAKQQDSTLIKLGGGPRDLEVRVLNTRMGPVIVVHLIVDVLDAMGANAVNTMVESIAPLLEKITGGEARLRIISNYATRRIVRALARTDPEDVGGKDVARKIVEASILAEADPYRAVTHNKGIMNGIIAVALATAQDHRAIEAGAHAYAARSGVYKPLSTWELDEEGMLVGSLELPLQVGIVGGATKVHPIAKIALKILGVKTAKELAEIMAAVGLAQNLAALRALVHEGIQKGHMRLHARNLAIMAGATGELIDKIAERMIGEGKIRYDYAKKLLEEYLKGENK is encoded by the coding sequence ATGAGGAGTAGCCGTATTCCCGGATTTTATAAGAAAAGTCTTGATGAAAGACTTAGGATCGTTGGTGAATGGGCTGGTTTAACCGAGGAAGAAGTTAATTTACTGAGAAACCTAGGTAATTTACCGGAGAAAATAGCTGATTCAATGATTGAAAACGTTATTGGTGGAATGACTTATCCATTCGCTGTAGCTGTAAACTTCAAAATCAATGGTAGAGACTATCTTGTCCCAATGGTTATTGAGGAAACAAGTGTTGTTGCAGCAGCTAGTAATGCCGCTAAAATGCTTAGAAGAGGTAGAGGCATAATTGTACGTGCTGGCCCCCAGGAAATGATTGGCCAAATCCACCTCGTAAACGTTGAGGCCCCCTATTATAAAGCGATGAAGATCCTGGAGCATAAGGAGGAAATAATTGATCATGCAAAACAACAAGATTCTACACTCATAAAACTGGGTGGGGGGCCGCGGGATTTAGAGGTACGGGTATTGAATACGCGTATGGGCCCTGTAATAGTTGTTCATTTAATAGTTGATGTGTTAGATGCTATGGGAGCTAATGCTGTGAATACTATGGTTGAATCTATTGCTCCACTATTAGAGAAAATTACCGGTGGTGAAGCAAGACTCCGAATAATAAGCAACTATGCTACTCGTAGAATAGTTCGGGCATTGGCTCGCACAGATCCAGAAGATGTTGGCGGAAAAGATGTTGCGAGGAAAATTGTTGAAGCAAGTATTCTAGCAGAAGCCGATCCCTACAGAGCTGTTACACATAATAAGGGCATAATGAATGGAATAATAGCTGTAGCACTAGCTACAGCCCAAGATCATCGAGCAATAGAGGCGGGAGCACACGCATATGCTGCTAGATCAGGAGTATATAAGCCGTTAAGCACATGGGAGCTAGATGAGGAAGGAATGCTTGTTGGAAGCCTCGAGCTACCATTACAAGTTGGAATCGTGGGCGGCGCCACAAAAGTTCATCCAATAGCTAAGATAGCATTAAAAATACTAGGAGTAAAGACTGCTAAGGAATTAGCGGAGATAATGGCTGCTGTAGGCTTAGCTCAAAACCTAGCTGCTCTAAGAGCACTTGTTCACGAAGGAATACAGAAAGGACATATGAGACTACATGCCAGAAACCTAGCTATAATGGCGGGTGCAACTGGCGAACTAATAGATAAGATAGCTGAGAGAATGATTGGTGAGGGAAAAATAAGATATGATTACGCTAAAAAATTACTAGAAGAATACTTAAAAGGCGAAAACAAGTAA
- a CDS encoding ABC transporter permease produces the protein MSGFKLVLIKELKSLIRDPKLLIAMLIVPLIITGAMYFMIVSFTEQAVKEAEKPGGLVIIVDEDKGFWAKNFTSFLTQRRYSIVYADSVGDALKLYDNLNPVGVVVIPPGFSQNITEGKIGYLGVVLKLRSISLTSISSSNKIFNIIRKYSINISATILAREGINPAYALSPITSIANVYIRGRLIQATNINDVMGTLLMINIFIPIIVLFLAGIIAQLSATSIAVEKEEKMLETLLSLPMNRLSFIAAKITASAIAGLLGAFVYGGLMIWYFSSLTSVEGGSRGTNQLGYIIDIMSNIYGLENITLLILGLIAIVLFVLGLGVLLALFVEDVRSAQIASSYIILPLFFVMFIGLFLDISGYTQLSRMLLALIPIVNIGLIPSYIYIGDQTSIYIAIISSFIYAFLIMYIDSRLVNTEKIFTIKLFRKRR, from the coding sequence ATGAGTGGGTTTAAACTGGTTCTTATTAAAGAATTAAAGAGTCTAATTAGAGATCCTAAATTATTAATAGCTATGCTTATAGTGCCCCTCATAATTACCGGGGCAATGTATTTTATGATTGTCTCGTTTACAGAGCAAGCAGTAAAAGAAGCTGAAAAGCCTGGTGGTTTAGTAATTATAGTTGATGAAGACAAGGGTTTTTGGGCTAAAAACTTCACCAGCTTTCTAACGCAGAGAAGGTATAGTATAGTATATGCGGATTCGGTAGGAGACGCACTTAAATTATACGATAATCTTAACCCAGTCGGAGTAGTAGTGATACCTCCTGGTTTCTCACAGAATATAACAGAGGGAAAAATTGGTTATTTAGGGGTTGTTTTAAAACTAAGATCTATAAGCTTAACAAGTATTAGCTCTTCAAATAAAATATTCAATATTATAAGGAAATATTCCATAAATATTTCAGCAACCATTCTGGCCCGGGAAGGCATAAATCCTGCATATGCATTATCGCCCATAACAAGTATTGCAAATGTCTATATTAGAGGTAGACTCATACAGGCAACAAATATTAACGATGTTATGGGAACATTACTTATGATAAACATTTTTATTCCGATAATAGTATTGTTCCTCGCCGGGATCATTGCTCAATTATCTGCTACAAGTATAGCGGTTGAAAAAGAGGAGAAAATGCTTGAAACACTCTTATCTCTACCCATGAATAGATTATCATTTATTGCCGCAAAAATAACTGCTTCAGCAATTGCTGGTTTACTAGGTGCTTTTGTTTATGGAGGGCTTATGATATGGTATTTTTCATCGTTAACATCAGTTGAGGGGGGTTCTCGGGGAACTAATCAGCTAGGATATATTATTGATATAATGTCGAATATTTATGGTTTGGAAAACATTACATTATTAATTCTAGGCTTAATAGCTATTGTACTATTTGTTCTTGGACTAGGTGTTTTATTAGCATTATTTGTAGAAGATGTTAGAAGTGCACAGATAGCTTCTAGCTATATTATTCTTCCCCTATTCTTCGTAATGTTTATCGGGTTATTCCTAGATATCTCTGGCTATACACAACTGAGTAGAATGCTTCTCGCATTGATTCCAATAGTAAATATTGGGTTAATACCGTCATATATCTACATAGGCGATCAGACATCAATCTATATAGCTATAATATCAAGTTTTATCTATGCATTTCTAATAATGTATATTGATTCTAGACTGGTTAATACTGAAAAGATCTTTACAATAAAACTCTTTAGAAAGAGAAGATGA
- the glnA gene encoding type I glutamate--ammonia ligase, whose translation MNRIKFVNLYFTDLIGVFRSTSILLSNDEDPSSVTALFDGSSVYGFLDISFSDVVLKPVKETEILLPWDKNVYGYIAQVYLPGWKRLDRDPRYIAERTEDIIRREGYRSVMGVEMEFFLFEKLKYIVEAGRQILEIYSAESPWTDNISIPLKKGYHIVESIDRVAHIRRSIILALHEAGLNTVKHHHEVASSGQVEITSNKENTVSLGDFIQYFKMIARKVARMHGFEAVFMPKPIMSDNGNGMHIHVSLWSKNINLFYDQNEKYGLSQLARYFMGGLLDHGRSLSAIVSPTTNSYRRLIPGYEAPVYLVWGYANRSAAVRIPLANKDKGLATRIEYRPPDPTANPYLAASAILLAGLDGVKKKIDPGDPIEENVYKMSAEKRKSLGIRELPRNLDEALDELESDHEYLKPAFREDVIQTYIELKRSEIRELAGIPSPAEFLYYNLI comes from the coding sequence ATGAACCGAATAAAATTCGTTAACCTATATTTCACAGATTTAATCGGTGTTTTCCGTAGCACATCTATCCTGCTCAGCAATGATGAGGATCCATCAAGTGTTACAGCTTTATTTGACGGTAGTAGTGTATATGGTTTTCTCGATATATCTTTCAGCGATGTAGTATTGAAACCAGTTAAAGAGACAGAGATACTGCTTCCTTGGGATAAAAATGTATATGGATATATTGCTCAAGTATATCTTCCCGGGTGGAAGAGGCTCGATAGAGACCCGAGATATATTGCTGAGAGAACTGAGGATATTATTCGCCGCGAAGGATATAGATCGGTTATGGGTGTTGAAATGGAGTTTTTCCTTTTCGAGAAGCTAAAATACATTGTTGAGGCTGGTAGGCAAATATTAGAGATATATTCAGCTGAGTCTCCATGGACTGATAATATAAGCATACCCTTGAAGAAGGGATATCATATTGTTGAATCTATTGATAGAGTCGCACATATTAGAAGATCTATAATTTTAGCTCTTCACGAAGCAGGATTAAATACTGTTAAGCACCATCACGAAGTAGCTAGTAGTGGACAAGTAGAAATTACTAGTAATAAAGAAAATACTGTTTCCCTAGGCGACTTCATACAATACTTTAAAATGATTGCTAGAAAAGTTGCGAGAATGCATGGGTTTGAAGCAGTCTTTATGCCTAAGCCGATTATGAGCGATAATGGGAATGGTATGCATATACATGTAAGCTTGTGGAGTAAGAATATAAACTTATTCTATGATCAAAACGAGAAATATGGTTTAAGCCAACTTGCAAGATATTTTATGGGGGGTCTCCTAGACCATGGACGGAGCTTATCAGCAATAGTTTCCCCCACAACGAATAGTTATAGAAGATTAATACCAGGCTATGAAGCGCCAGTGTATCTTGTATGGGGCTATGCTAATCGTAGCGCTGCAGTAAGAATACCACTGGCAAACAAAGACAAAGGTCTTGCAACCAGAATAGAGTATAGACCCCCCGATCCAACAGCTAATCCGTACCTTGCAGCTTCAGCTATACTACTCGCTGGACTGGATGGAGTGAAGAAAAAGATTGATCCAGGCGATCCCATAGAAGAAAACGTATACAAAATGTCTGCTGAAAAAAGGAAAAGTCTAGGAATAAGAGAACTACCTAGAAACCTGGATGAAGCATTAGACGAGCTCGAATCTGATCATGAATATTTAAAACCAGCTTTTAGAGAAGATGTTATTCAAACATATATAGAGCTGAAGAGAAGTGAGATTAGAGAATTAGCAGGAATACCTTCTCCCGCAGAATTCCTCTACTATAACCTCATCTAA
- a CDS encoding nucleotidyltransferase family protein gives MAIVLAAGLSRRFPGNKLLYTWEGKPVIRWTVENILNSKYVDKIVVVLGHDRERIHDALKDLGDNVEFTYNTNYFEGMSSSVKTGIRHVYNKYGDKIEAILIAPGDTAWAPPEVYDLIIDVFREKKPKIVVAAYNGRRGHPILFNADIIHELMSISEETRGLKAITKKYNYETIVANTIYPGVILDLDTYNDLNRIKYMLKK, from the coding sequence GTGGCAATAGTACTAGCCGCAGGACTTAGCAGGAGATTCCCGGGTAACAAGCTTCTTTACACATGGGAAGGTAAACCAGTTATTCGGTGGACAGTGGAGAATATTCTAAATAGTAAATATGTGGATAAAATAGTGGTTGTTTTAGGACATGATAGAGAAAGAATACATGACGCGTTAAAGGATCTCGGTGATAACGTAGAGTTTACCTATAATACTAACTATTTTGAAGGAATGAGTTCCAGTGTTAAAACCGGTATAAGACATGTATACAATAAATATGGAGATAAAATCGAAGCAATACTAATTGCACCAGGCGATACTGCATGGGCTCCGCCGGAAGTGTATGATTTAATCATAGATGTATTCAGGGAAAAGAAGCCGAAAATAGTTGTTGCAGCATACAATGGTAGAAGAGGTCACCCGATTCTTTTCAACGCCGATATAATACATGAACTTATGAGTATCTCGGAAGAAACAAGAGGATTAAAAGCCATTACTAAAAAATACAATTATGAAACCATCGTGGCGAATACTATTTATCCCGGCGTAATATTAGATTTAGACACATACAATGATCTGAACCGCATAAAATACATGTTGAAAAAGTGA
- the upp gene encoding uracil phosphoribosyltransferase, whose protein sequence is MRGDLVIVDNPLVKYYLTILRDHRTTPKIFRDYIRRLGFILGYEASRYLRWKKVFVETPLAKSEGLEIGKPVLIVGILGASIPMIEGIWDALPWAGLGLVAARRHEYPDRVEVDVYYERLPEDLSIYTILLIDPMLATGKTIVKVVKKLRDRKARDIIILTIISSKPGIEYIRRELGNIPIITVAIDPLLNDKFFIVPGLGDAGDRGLSHDYVEEKRV, encoded by the coding sequence ATGAGAGGCGATCTAGTAATAGTTGATAATCCGTTAGTAAAATACTACTTAACTATTTTAAGAGATCATAGGACGACTCCTAAAATTTTCCGAGACTATATTAGAAGGCTTGGTTTCATACTGGGATACGAAGCTTCTAGATATCTGAGGTGGAAAAAAGTATTCGTTGAAACACCGCTAGCAAAATCTGAGGGTTTAGAAATAGGTAAGCCAGTATTGATCGTAGGTATTCTTGGAGCATCAATACCAATGATTGAAGGTATATGGGATGCATTACCATGGGCTGGCCTAGGCCTTGTTGCGGCTAGAAGACATGAATACCCTGACAGAGTAGAGGTTGATGTATATTATGAGAGATTACCGGAGGATCTATCAATATATACTATCTTACTCATTGATCCCATGCTAGCAACTGGTAAAACAATAGTTAAGGTGGTTAAGAAGCTTCGAGACAGAAAAGCAAGAGATATTATTATTTTAACCATCATATCTAGTAAGCCTGGAATAGAATATATAAGGCGAGAACTAGGAAATATACCGATAATTACTGTAGCTATTGATCCATTACTTAACGATAAATTCTTCATAGTACCCGGTCTAGGAGATGCAGGAGATCGGGGGCTTAGCCATGATTATGTAGAAGAGAAAAGAGTATAA
- a CDS encoding pyridoxal-phosphate dependent enzyme has protein sequence MIKIKCLKCGFENNSYRGYNCPNCGSLLEVIHGFEWIIEWGNNGIWIFSKMLPQTNHRISLGEGWTPLIRSDNLFRDENIYFKDESRNPTGSFRDRAAALVVSDALDQGAKRLVVASDGNMGASIAAYSAKAGLPATIYVPVWADPEKILLMKAYGAKVIVSKEDLDTLLQYVERRTRKEKLYNASSTYNILAMEGLKTIAYEIYLQYGGIPEAIYVPLGSGLTLLSLYHGFSEMLTNNIIDHIPRLIGVETCANPVYSSIHGNPTRCNEEPMPGLYYRKPVLKEYVSEIIDKHGETIVVNNKQVYEAAKKLAMKEGLFVEPSSAVALAGALKMGGVENSIILLTGHGLKGPSSYTRPSRERYTPFPGSTKSLILKIVSEKPGLTGYEIWKRLGLRISVQAVYQHLKELERMGLIHSKFLENRKVYFPSYKKSRS, from the coding sequence ATGATTAAGATTAAATGTTTGAAATGCGGATTTGAAAATAATAGTTATAGAGGATATAATTGCCCTAATTGTGGCTCGCTCCTCGAAGTAATCCATGGTTTTGAATGGATTATAGAATGGGGAAATAATGGTATATGGATTTTTTCAAAAATGCTTCCACAAACTAATCATAGAATATCATTGGGGGAGGGATGGACTCCACTGATTAGATCAGATAATCTCTTCAGAGATGAGAATATATATTTCAAAGATGAGAGTAGGAATCCAACTGGTAGTTTTAGAGATAGAGCGGCCGCACTAGTTGTGAGCGATGCATTAGATCAGGGTGCTAAGAGACTGGTTGTTGCAAGCGATGGAAACATGGGTGCAAGCATTGCTGCTTATTCAGCTAAAGCAGGATTACCTGCTACAATATATGTTCCTGTATGGGCTGATCCCGAAAAAATATTATTAATGAAAGCTTATGGTGCAAAAGTAATTGTTAGTAAAGAGGATCTAGATACTCTACTACAATATGTTGAGAGAAGAACTAGGAAGGAAAAACTCTACAATGCATCGAGTACTTATAATATATTAGCTATGGAAGGATTGAAAACTATTGCTTACGAAATATATTTGCAGTATGGAGGTATTCCCGAAGCAATATATGTTCCATTGGGTAGTGGATTAACACTTCTAAGTCTCTATCATGGATTCTCAGAAATGCTAACAAACAATATTATTGATCACATACCTAGACTTATAGGTGTTGAAACATGTGCTAACCCCGTATACTCCTCTATACACGGTAATCCTACTAGGTGCAATGAAGAACCAATGCCCGGCTTATACTATAGGAAGCCTGTATTGAAAGAATATGTTTCAGAAATCATAGATAAACATGGGGAGACCATTGTTGTGAACAACAAACAAGTATATGAAGCAGCTAAGAAACTCGCTATGAAAGAGGGATTATTTGTAGAGCCTTCCTCCGCTGTGGCATTAGCTGGAGCACTAAAAATGGGGGGAGTTGAGAACTCAATAATACTGCTGACCGGACACGGATTGAAAGGCCCAAGCTCCTATACGAGGCCTAGTAGAGAAAGATATACTCCATTCCCAGGCTCAACTAAATCACTAATATTGAAAATTGTATCCGAAAAACCAGGATTAACAGGATACGAGATATGGAAAAGACTTGGATTAAGAATATCTGTTCAAGCAGTCTATCAGCATCTTAAGGAATTAGAAAGAATGGGACTTATCCATTCTAAGTTCTTGGAAAATAGGAAGGTATATTTTCCATCATATAAGAAATCAAGGAGTTGA
- a CDS encoding ERCC4 domain-containing protein, with protein MSYILLSPVDIIIDSRENSKHPEFRKEFQSHGLKTAVQPLPAGDFLLLAVPGKKPVLVERKTVTDLGNSIRDNRIWEQAKLLAEAAEKEGYQPFLVVEGWLGVLEKYRGWKIQSVLRVIDALMLDFRIPVLNTPNKQATIAWLIAKAKSLGRTEEKRIYRMRVEKKPMSLKDRILYVAESIVGPTLARKLLREFKTLRNIANASVKELMVVEGIGEKRANEIYLIFNTEWSDDQ; from the coding sequence GTGTCTTACATATTGTTATCACCTGTAGACATAATTATTGATTCCCGCGAGAACTCGAAACATCCCGAGTTTAGGAAAGAGTTTCAAAGTCATGGATTAAAAACTGCTGTCCAACCATTACCAGCCGGTGATTTCCTATTATTGGCTGTTCCAGGTAAAAAACCTGTTCTTGTCGAGAGGAAAACAGTAACCGATCTCGGTAATAGTATTAGGGATAATAGAATATGGGAGCAAGCAAAACTTTTAGCAGAGGCTGCTGAGAAAGAGGGTTATCAACCATTTCTTGTTGTTGAAGGATGGCTTGGAGTGTTAGAGAAGTATAGGGGGTGGAAGATCCAGAGTGTTCTACGTGTTATAGATGCTTTAATGCTTGATTTCAGAATCCCCGTCCTCAATACTCCTAATAAACAAGCAACTATTGCATGGCTCATTGCCAAAGCTAAGAGTCTGGGGAGAACTGAGGAGAAGAGAATCTATAGGATGCGTGTTGAGAAGAAGCCTATGAGTTTAAAGGATAGAATACTATATGTTGCTGAAAGCATTGTTGGCCCCACTCTTGCACGTAAACTACTACGCGAGTTCAAAACTCTCCGCAACATAGCTAATGCTAGCGTTAAGGAGCTCATGGTTGTTGAGGGGATTGGTGAGAAGAGAGCTAATGAGATATATCTCATATTTAATACTGAGTGGAGCGATGATCAATGA
- a CDS encoding Lrp/AsnC family transcriptional regulator yields MTRNTPLLDDIDLKILDELRKYSRKSFREIASKLNKPVSTIYDRIKRLEKHGIIHGYTIDIDYRKLGYQIRALILVNAEGKNLIKVEQDIASNPNIQAVYDITGEYDIALIASFKTIEELDAFIKKLLGKPGVKHTLTSIVFRTVKETQHLPLK; encoded by the coding sequence TTGACCAGAAATACACCCCTACTCGATGATATCGATCTTAAAATACTTGACGAACTAAGAAAATATTCTAGAAAAAGCTTTAGAGAAATAGCTTCAAAACTAAACAAGCCTGTTTCAACAATATATGATCGAATCAAGAGACTTGAGAAACATGGAATTATACACGGATACACTATCGATATAGACTATAGAAAACTAGGATACCAGATAAGAGCATTAATACTAGTAAACGCAGAAGGCAAAAACCTAATCAAGGTTGAACAAGACATAGCATCTAACCCTAATATACAAGCAGTATATGATATTACAGGCGAATACGACATAGCATTAATAGCTAGTTTTAAAACAATAGAAGAACTAGATGCTTTCATAAAAAAGCTACTAGGCAAGCCAGGCGTTAAACATACATTGACAAGCATTGTATTTAGAACAGTTAAGGAAACCCAGCACTTACCCCTCAAATAA
- a CDS encoding ABC transporter ATP-binding protein codes for MIVYILKVQAVLPIHSDPLVVVEGLEKIYSGKIHALKGISFKVYPGEIFGLIGPNGAGKTTTLRIIATILSPTRGDALVDGFSVSKNPGEVRKRISYLPEEAGAYKYLTGYEFLEFIAGFFAENIEDRNNMVREAVKISGLGDKIHDKIKTYSKGMLRRLLIAKTLMIKPKLAILDEPTSGLDVINAMRVRKIIKSYSREYNVTVLLSSHNMLEVEFLCDRVAIIHEGRIIAEGSPVELKTKYEASNLEEVFMKIVGEE; via the coding sequence ATGATTGTTTATATATTGAAGGTGCAAGCGGTTTTGCCTATACATAGTGATCCGCTCGTTGTGGTTGAGGGGCTTGAGAAAATATATTCTGGTAAGATACATGCTTTGAAAGGCATCAGTTTCAAAGTATATCCAGGTGAAATATTTGGTTTAATTGGGCCGAACGGTGCTGGTAAAACGACAACGTTGAGAATAATCGCAACGATCCTTTCTCCTACCAGGGGGGATGCATTAGTTGATGGTTTCAGTGTTTCTAAGAACCCAGGTGAAGTTCGAAAAAGAATCTCGTATTTACCCGAAGAAGCTGGTGCATATAAGTATTTAACTGGTTATGAGTTTCTCGAATTTATCGCTGGTTTCTTTGCTGAGAACATAGAAGATAGGAATAATATGGTTAGGGAAGCAGTTAAGATTAGTGGTTTAGGCGATAAAATCCATGATAAAATCAAAACATATAGTAAAGGAATGCTTAGAAGACTATTAATAGCGAAGACGCTTATGATTAAGCCTAAACTAGCAATACTGGATGAGCCTACTAGTGGATTAGATGTTATTAATGCTATGCGTGTCCGTAAAATAATTAAGAGTTACTCTAGAGAATACAATGTTACAGTCCTGCTTAGTAGCCATAACATGTTAGAAGTAGAATTCCTATGTGATAGGGTAGCAATAATTCATGAAGGCAGAATCATAGCCGAGGGATCACCTGTAGAGCTGAAAACAAAATATGAAGCATCTAATCTCGAAGAGGTATTTATGAAAATTGTTGGTGAAGAATAA
- a CDS encoding MraY family glycosyltransferase yields MMNTCFSDYTLCYALLSALISFMITYTVLPLWIKRAQEIGFTGKDMNKPYMVQVAEAGGVWVSISVAFGILFFIALEIYIGGLHKYIVELMALSLLLFLSSFLGFLDDILGWKKGLRVIYRIVLMAPLAIPMMVIKAGHSTMNIPFIGVVDFGLAYPLILVPIGVLGAANAFNMIAGYNGLEASMGLQLMLFTSIYTYINNVHPSFEASLIMLAAITAFLIYNWYPAKIFPGNSFTYGLGAYYASLVILGNFEKYGLMLFTLYFIELILFIRGLINGVYKENYGKVRNDGTLEPPYDKIYSVTHLAIKIQLFIRGKATEKGVVIVLNIIQFFIGLLSLILINII; encoded by the coding sequence ATGATGAACACGTGTTTCTCAGATTATACACTATGTTATGCTTTGTTATCAGCACTCATATCTTTCATGATCACATATACTGTTCTACCCCTATGGATTAAGCGTGCCCAAGAAATAGGTTTCACGGGTAAGGATATGAATAAACCATACATGGTACAAGTAGCTGAAGCAGGTGGTGTATGGGTCTCAATAAGTGTAGCTTTCGGGATCCTATTCTTCATCGCCCTAGAGATCTATATTGGTGGACTACATAAATACATTGTTGAATTAATGGCTTTATCCCTCCTATTATTTCTCTCAAGTTTTCTCGGGTTTTTAGATGATATTTTAGGGTGGAAGAAAGGATTACGTGTAATATATAGAATAGTATTAATGGCTCCACTAGCCATCCCCATGATGGTAATCAAAGCAGGTCATTCAACTATGAATATACCATTTATTGGAGTAGTAGATTTCGGCTTAGCTTATCCATTAATCCTCGTACCCATAGGTGTTTTAGGTGCAGCCAATGCTTTCAACATGATTGCCGGATACAATGGATTAGAGGCATCGATGGGTTTACAGTTAATGTTATTCACATCCATATATACATATATCAACAATGTTCATCCAAGCTTTGAAGCATCACTAATAATGTTAGCAGCAATAACTGCGTTCCTCATATACAATTGGTACCCTGCCAAAATATTTCCAGGCAACTCTTTCACATATGGTTTAGGAGCATATTATGCAAGCCTTGTTATTCTGGGAAATTTTGAAAAATACGGATTAATGCTTTTTACATTATACTTTATAGAGCTAATCCTCTTCATAAGGGGATTAATAAATGGGGTTTATAAAGAAAATTATGGTAAGGTAAGGAATGATGGAACACTTGAACCCCCATATGATAAAATCTATAGTGTTACACATTTAGCTATCAAGATCCAGCTATTCATTAGAGGAAAAGCAACCGAGAAAGGAGTAGTTATAGTATTAAATATTATACAGTTCTTTATAGGATTACTATCTCTAATACTTATCAACATCATATAA